A window from Triticum aestivum cultivar Chinese Spring chromosome 6D, IWGSC CS RefSeq v2.1, whole genome shotgun sequence encodes these proteins:
- the LOC123143791 gene encoding FBD-associated F-box protein At5g60610 isoform X1 translates to MEKAAPTAVARKRESDGIAGSWPRNRARGGNYDGNWVAEDPISRLPDAILGTIISLLPTKDGARTQALSRRWHHLWCSPPLHLQANSSLFSSLRWRPTIINRILSDHPGPARRFHFPFIQFTPGDIDSRRTELDGWCQSRALDGLQELNIYYGRWSREPPHISFLLPTSALRFAPTLLVLKIGSCNFPSEISPSLSFPLLKQLILRCVSISEDVFDQVLSGCRALESLQLWDILTARRLHIRSLTLRSIGSRARSACTQELVIEDAPCLERFVSLYPPDISFETIRVIGAPKLKILGLFSPCVSTLQIATLVVKGMSPVSLANSICTVKVLALYSSGSQLNAVLNILRCFPRLEKLYFTLKKHPKMDMKNVHLCDPLDPIECLAIHLKKLVFENYKGRHQDADFAKFFILTAKVLKEIKISSPKGNDIKWVDDQHKLLQVEDRASRDAEPEFRSEFSCLGKTKQIHDLLDDPFDCSCCRIKCNVLSGESCP, encoded by the exons ATGGAGAAGGCGGCACCGACCGCCGTGGCAAGAAAGCGCGAATCCGATGGGATCGCTGGCAGCTGGCCAAGGAATCGGGCACGCGGTGGCAACTACGATGGCAACTGGGTTGCCGAGGATCCCATCAGCCGCCTCCCCGACGCCATCCTCGGTAccatcatctcccttctccccaccaaggacggCGCACGCACGCAGGCCCTCTCCCGCCGATGGCACCACCTTTGGTGCTCCCCTCCCCTCCACCTTCAGGCTAATAGCAGCCTCTTTAGCAGCCTTCGCTGGCGCCCCACCATCATCAACAGGATCCTCTCCGACCACCCTGGCCCCGCCCGTCGCTTCCACTTCCCATTCATCCAGTTCACACCCGGCGACATAGACAGCCGACGCACTGAGCTCGACGGCTGGTGCCAATCCCGAGCCCTTGACGGACTCCAGGAGCTCAATATCTACTACGGGAGATGGTCGAGAGAACCGCCTCATATTAGTTTCCTGCTGCCGACATCTGCGCTCCGCTTTGCACCCACCCTCCTCGTGCTCAAAATCGGCTCCTGCAATTTCCCCAGCGAGATCTCACCATCGTTGAGTTTCCCCCTCCTCAAGCAGCTCATCCTACGGTGCGTTTCCATCTCAGAGGATGTATTCGACCAGGTGCTCTCTGGATGCCGTGCCTTGGAGAGCCTTCAGTTGTGGGACATTCTTACTGCGCGTCGCCTCCACATTCGCTCACTAACTCTTAGGAGCATTGGCTCCCGTGCTCGTAGTGCTTGCACACAAGAACTAGTCATTGAGGATGCTCCCTGCCTCGAAAGATTTGTGTCACTTTATCCTCCGGACATAAGTTTTGAGACTATCCGCGTAATTGGTGCACCTAAACTGAAGATATTGGGCCTTTTTTCACCATGTGTATCCACACTCCAGATTGCAACTCTAGTCGTCAAG GGAATGTCCCCAGTCAGCTTGGCAAACTCAATATGCACTGTGAAGGTTCTGGCTCTCTACTCTTCTGGCTCTCAGTTGAATGCAGTTCTAAACATCCTCAGGTGCTTTCCCCGCTTGGAAAAGCTCTATTTCACT ttGAAGAAACACCCAAAGATGGATATGAAAAATGTGCACCTGTGTGACCCACTAGATCCAATCGAATGCCTCGCGATCCATCTAAAAAAATTGGTGTTTGAAAATTACAAAGGCCGTCACCAAGATGCTGACTTTGCCAAATTCTTTATTTTGACTGCAAAAGTGCTGAAGGAAATCAAAATTTCAAGCCCTAAGGGCAACGATATTAAATGGGTGGACGATCAACACAAGCTGCTACAAGTGGAAGATAGAGCTTCTCGAGATGCTGAACCTGAATTCAGAAGTGAGTTTAGCTGTTTGGGTAAAACCAAACAGATTCATGATTTATTGGATGATCCCTTCGACTGCTCGTGTTGTAGAATTAAATGCAATGTTCTTTCAGGTGAATCATGTCCATGA
- the LOC123143791 gene encoding FBD-associated F-box protein At4g10400 isoform X2: MEKATAPTAKNREPGGAAGGIPRKRGQSDNCYGDIISGLPDAILGTIISLLPTKEGARTQAISRRWRHLWRSAPLNLEVAPSLCANLSELASFLSKILSEHPGPARRFRCPSIHLGDSYAQVDGWLRSQALTNLQELDIRFVRPSPRPETDHALASSLYRLASTLVVAKIGGCNFSKEVVPLSNFPYLKDLTLHYVSLSEEFLHGMLSSCKALENLLLWNIFVVGHLRISSPTLRRIGFSVCAGHKELVIEDVPRLERLLLPSWGRGGGTIQLIRAPKLEMLGPLSAGVAVFQGTMPISLTNLMHTVKALALTSGPRLNVVLDILKCFPCLERLYVVLQKNSKMDVKDVSLYGPLDSVECLGTHLKELVILNYEGCGQDVGFAKFFVLNAVVLKKIKFGVPKNNNGDWVAIQLDLLQVENRASQDAQFDFKCGLDDVINYLRVHDLSLTDPFDCLFSE, from the exons ATGGAGAAGGCCACGGCACCCACCGCCAAGAACCGCGAACCCGGCGGAGCCGCCGGAGGCATTCCACGGAAGCGGGGTCAGAGTGACAACTGCTACGGCGATATCATAAGCGGTCTCCCCGACGCCATCCTGGGcaccatcatctccctcctccccaccAAGGAGGGCGCCCGCACGCAGGCCATCTCTCGCCGGTGGCGCCACCTCTGGCGCTCCGCCCCCCTGAACCTCGAGGTCGCTCCCAGCCTCTGCGCCAACCTCAGTGAGCTCGCCTCCTTCCTCTCCAAAATCCTCTCCGAGCACCCCGGCCCCGCACGCCGCTTCCGCTGCCCCTCCATCCACCTCGGCGACAGCTACGCACAGGTCGACGGCTGGCTCCGCTCCCAGGCCCTCACCAACCTCCAGGAGCTCGACATCAGATTCGTTCGTCCGTCGCCGCGGCCCGAGACGGATCACGCGCTGGCGTCGTCTCTGTACCGCCTGGCATCCACCCTCGTCGTGGCCAAAATCGGCGGCTGCAATTTCTCCAAAGAGGTCGTGCCACTGTCGAATTTCCCCTACCTGAAGGACCTCACACTACACTACGTTTCCTTGTCGGAGGAGTTCCTACATGGCATGCTCTCTAGCTGCAAGGCCTTGGAGAACCTGCTGCTCTGGAACATCTTTGTTGTCGGCCACCTCCGCATTAGCTCACCGACTCTTCGGCGCATTGGCTTCTCCGTTTGTGCTGGTCACAAAGAGCTTGTCATTGAGGATGTGCCTCGCCTTGAAAGGTTGCTGCTACCTTCTTGGGGCAGAGGCGGTGGGACTATTCAGTTAATCCGGGCACCTAAACTGGAGATGTTAGGCCCTTTGTCAGCTGGTGTTGCAGTATTCCAG GGAACGATGCCGATCAGCTTGACAAACTTGATGCACACTGTGAAGGCTTTAGCTCTCACTTCTGGCCCTCGACTGAATGTTGTTCTTGACATCCTCAAGTGCTTCCCCTGCTTGGAAAGGCTCTACGTTGTT CTGCAGAAAAATTCAAAGATGGATGTGAAAGACGTGTCTCTATATGGTCCACTAGATTCAGTCGAATGTCTTGGGACCCATCTCAAAGAATTGGTGATACTGAATTACGAAGGCTGTGGGCAGGATGTTGGCTTTGCCAAGTTCTTTGTTTTGAATGCAGTGGTCCTAAAGAAAATCAAATTTGGAGTCCCTAAGAACAACAACGGTGACTGGGTGGCTATTCAACTGGATTTGCTGCAAGTGGAGAATAGGGCTTCTCAAGATGCTCAATTTGATTTCAAATGTGGTTTGGATGATGTCATTAACTACCTGCGTGTCCATGACTTGTCATTGACCGATCCTTTCGACTGCTTGTTTTCTGAATGA